From the Primulina tabacum isolate GXHZ01 chromosome 3, ASM2559414v2, whole genome shotgun sequence genome, one window contains:
- the LOC142539191 gene encoding uncharacterized protein LOC142539191: protein MDGPFRSWYQKPTQQRRSYSYNPSLFGVPVYPVDPTRQARQSAYADRQPPVEEKPGRKVVQIPVQFFGSDSGRRSESALRIQKVFRGFVVRKSVRKIKEIRAQVDEIEARLLRDEVVEMIRGNERERLRMSETLMNLLLRLDGIRGIDLGIRVCRKGVTRKAIALQEKIDAICAPDSEGNVDDKVETGNQELEDAVAAAEFVGIELSPENGVAAELEGSRFEENSNGFEQILDDSGEESKGLNGALLECEKMEIERDSVLTEESDVVVASEVNPSEETHVEMETCKNIDFDEDNVESVKEMLVQYNGKDMVNGEGKEDEAIGNCEFLANSGVPVASVVEATPETCCPVDEGDAEIVKDRDTLQVEDETMDVEREHLDAESVDVVKACQETQGVQETPEDICFGVERAETMKETSVERNGEDLNKRKCELLEQMMEENKKMMLMVTQLYDRNETQLQMLDALTNRVDFLEKAYLCDKLRNRRKKMKKNKCALTCIED from the coding sequence ATGGATGGTCCGTTCCGATCATGGTACCAAAAACCAACCCAGCAACGTCGATCGTATTCCTATAATCCTTCTCTCTTTGGAGTGCCCGTTTACCCGGTTGATCCGACCCGACAAGCTCGCCAGTCGGCCTATGCTGATAGGCAACCGCCGGTGGAGGAGAAACCAGGTCGGAAAGTTGTTCAGATTCCTGTTCAGTTTTTTGGATCTGATTCCGGTCGACGCTCGGAGTCTGCTCTGAGAATTCAGAAGGTATTCAGGGGATTTGTAGTCAGGAAGAGCGTTAGGAAGATCAAGGAGATCAGAGCCCAGGTTGATGAGATTGAGGCTAGGCTGTTGAGAGATGAGGTGGTGGAGATGATCAGAGGAAATGAGAGGGAAAGGCTGAGAATGAGCGAGACTTTGATGAATTTGCTGCTCAGGTTGGATGGAATCAGGGGAATCGATTTGGGGATTAGGGTCTGCAGGAAGGGCGTGACGAGAAAGGCGATCGCCTTGCAGGAAAAGATCGATGCTATATGTGCCCCTGATTCTGAAGGAAACGTCGATGACAAGGTGGAAACTGGAAATCAAGAGCTAGAAGATGCGGTCGCTGCCGCAGAATTCGTGGGGATTGAGCTTTCTCCTGAAAATGGTGTAGCAGCAGAACTCGAAGGGTCTCGATTTGAAGAAAATTCTAATGGCTTTGAACAAATTCTGGATGATTCGGGAGAAGAATCGAAGGGATTGAATGGTGCCCTACTAGAATGTGAGAAGATGGAAATTGAGAGGGATTCTGTTCTCACCGAGGAATCGGATGTTGTGGTTGCTTCCGAGGTGAACCCCAGTGAAGAAACTCATGTTGAGATGGAGACTTGTAAGAATATCGATTTCGATGAAGACAATGTCGAAAGTGTGAAAGAGATGTTGGTCCAGTATAATGGGAAGGATATGGTCAATGGAGAAGGAAAGGAGGATGAAGCTATTGGAAACTGTGAGTTTCTGGCAAACTCTGGTGTTCCGGTTGCTTCTGTTGTTGAAGCGACTCCAGAAACTTGTTGTCCTGTAGATGAAGGTGATGCAGAGATTGTGAAGGACAGGGACACTCTCCAAGTAGAAGACGAGACAATGGATGTCGAAAGAGAGCATTTGGATGCGGAGAGCGTTGATGTGGTGAAAGCTTGTCAAGAGACGCAAGGTGTGCAGGAAACTCCCGAGGATATCTGTTTTGGTGTAGAAAGGGCTGAGACGATGAAGGAGACGTCGGTAGAGAGAAATGGGGAGGACCTCAATAAGAGGAAATGTGAGCTGCTCGAGCAAATGATGGAGGAGAATAAGAAAATGATGCTTATGGTGACTCAGTTGTATGATCGAAACGAGACGCAGTTGCAGATGCTCGATGCTTTAACAAACAGGGTGGACTTTTTGGAGAAGGCATACTTGTGCGACAAGCTCAGGAACAGaaggaagaagatgaagaagaacAAGTGTGCTCTAACTTGTATAGAGGACTAG